One part of the Marichromatium purpuratum 984 genome encodes these proteins:
- the pdxA gene encoding 4-hydroxythreonine-4-phosphate dehydrogenase PdxA — protein MQAPRRLAITPGEPAGIGPDLIARLAQAPQSAELVAIADPHLLRARARALGLALETLPFDPDQAPAPNQPGTIRVLPVALRAPVTPGQLDPTNADYVLETLAWACDGCRDGGFDALVTGPVHKGVINDAGLPFTGHTEFLAERCRAHPVMMLATDELRVALVTTHLPLAAVPAAITRERVELTLELLGRDLRERFGIARPRILVCGLNPHAGEGGYLGREEIEVIEPALARLRDSGMELIGPLPADTAFVPERIAASDAVVAMYHDQGLPVLKHLGFGRAVNVTLGLPIIRTSVDHGTALDLAGTDRADLGSLEQALALAQRMAEQVHANPG, from the coding sequence ATGCAAGCACCGCGACGACTGGCGATCACCCCCGGCGAACCGGCAGGGATCGGCCCCGACCTGATAGCCCGGCTCGCCCAGGCCCCACAATCCGCCGAGCTGGTGGCGATCGCCGACCCGCACCTGTTGCGCGCCCGCGCCCGCGCCCTCGGACTCGCACTCGAGACTCTGCCCTTCGACCCCGACCAGGCGCCCGCCCCCAACCAGCCGGGCACCATCCGGGTGCTGCCGGTGGCGCTGCGCGCCCCGGTCACTCCCGGCCAGCTCGATCCGACCAACGCCGATTATGTGCTCGAGACCCTGGCCTGGGCCTGCGACGGCTGCCGCGACGGCGGCTTCGACGCCCTGGTCACCGGCCCGGTGCACAAGGGGGTGATCAACGACGCCGGCCTCCCCTTCACCGGGCACACCGAGTTCCTCGCCGAGCGCTGCCGCGCCCACCCGGTGATGATGCTCGCCACCGACGAGCTGCGGGTGGCGCTGGTCACCACCCATCTGCCGCTCGCCGCGGTCCCGGCGGCGATCACCCGCGAGCGCGTCGAGCTGACCCTGGAGCTGCTCGGGCGCGACCTGCGCGAGCGTTTCGGCATCGCCCGACCGCGCATCCTGGTATGCGGACTCAACCCGCACGCCGGCGAGGGCGGCTATCTGGGACGCGAGGAGATCGAGGTGATCGAGCCGGCGCTGGCGCGACTGCGCGACTCGGGGATGGAGCTGATCGGCCCGCTGCCGGCCGACACCGCCTTCGTCCCCGAGCGCATCGCCGCGAGCGACGCGGTGGTGGCGATGTATCACGACCAGGGGCTGCCGGTGCTCAAGCACCTGGGCTTCGGACGCGCGGTCAATGTCACCCTGGGGCTGCCGATCATCCGCACCTCGGTCGATCACGGCACCGCGCTCGATCTCGCCGGCACCGATCGTGCCGATCTCGGCAGTCTCGAACAGGCGCTGGCGCTGGCGCAGCGGATGGCCGAGCAGGTGCACGCCAACCCCGGCTGA
- a CDS encoding dihydrofolate reductase, translating into MTPDRPATPELVLVAAVADNDVIGRDNALPWHLPADLAHFKALTLDRPIVMGRRTWESLPGLLPRRRHLVLTHDRHYRAEGAEVVHSLDAAIAAAGVVEQLMIVGGARVYAEALARAGRIQLTRVHAEVAGDARFPALDPAQWREVTRHERPADARNRHAMSFVELERVAD; encoded by the coding sequence ATGACCCCAGATCGACCCGCCACCCCCGAACTCGTGCTGGTGGCCGCGGTGGCCGACAACGACGTGATCGGTCGCGACAACGCGCTGCCCTGGCACTTGCCCGCGGACCTCGCCCACTTCAAGGCACTCACCCTCGATCGCCCCATCGTCATGGGGCGGCGCACCTGGGAGTCGCTGCCCGGGCTGCTGCCGCGCCGTCGTCATCTGGTGCTCACACACGACCGCCACTATCGTGCCGAGGGCGCCGAGGTGGTGCACTCGCTCGATGCGGCGATCGCTGCCGCTGGCGTGGTCGAGCAGCTGATGATCGTCGGCGGCGCGCGGGTCTATGCCGAGGCGTTGGCGCGCGCCGGGCGCATCCAGCTCACCCGGGTGCATGCCGAGGTCGCCGGCGATGCCCGCTTCCCGGCGCTCGATCCCGCGCAATGGCGCGAGGTGACGCGCCACGAGCGCCCGGCCGATGCGCGCAACCGTCATGCGATGAGCTTCGTCGAACTGGAACGGGTGGCCGACTAG
- the apaG gene encoding Co2+/Mg2+ efflux protein ApaG → MSEPAIKISANSRYLPERSSPDEGHYVFAYTIVIENLGDEAAQLLDRHWIITDADGNAQEVRGQGVVGEQPRLEPGERYEYTSGTVLPTPLGSMHGSYGMIDAAGARFEATIPAFSLASITTLH, encoded by the coding sequence GTGTCCGAACCTGCAATCAAAATCTCCGCCAACAGCCGTTATCTGCCCGAGCGCTCATCGCCCGATGAAGGGCACTATGTGTTCGCCTATACCATCGTCATCGAAAACCTCGGTGACGAGGCAGCACAATTGCTCGACCGCCACTGGATCATCACCGATGCCGACGGCAATGCGCAGGAGGTCCGCGGTCAGGGCGTGGTCGGCGAGCAGCCGCGACTCGAGCCCGGCGAGCGCTACGAGTACACCAGCGGCACCGTGCTGCCCACCCCGCTCGGCAGCATGCACGGCAGCTACGGCATGATCGACGCCGCCGGCGCCCGCTTCGAGGCGACCATCCCGGCCTTCTCGCTGGCCTCGATCACCACCCTGCACTGA
- a CDS encoding Gfo/Idh/MocA family protein, whose product MSSSSQSRLRVAVIGVGYLGRFHALIYSRHPEVELVGVVDADPARARAIADEAGCAVFADAAALIAHGVDAVSVVVPTTAHLEAAAPFLSCGIHVLLEKPIATTAEEGRELVRLADENGATLQIGHVERFNAGVMALAQRIEVPRYIEAQRMGGFVERATDVDVVSDLMIHDIDIILSLIGAEISHISAVGTSVLTEHVDIANARLEFTNGAVANVVASRVSERTTRRIRVFQPRRYLALDFIAQTIDIAAPHQVEGEPRPRIERERVQVEAVKPLDCEIAAFVETVRGGGAPLVDGRTGLKALEVALEVRARIGA is encoded by the coding sequence ATGTCCTCTTCCTCTCAATCCAGACTTCGCGTCGCCGTCATCGGCGTCGGTTATCTCGGCCGCTTCCATGCGCTGATCTATTCCCGTCACCCCGAGGTCGAGCTGGTCGGCGTGGTCGATGCCGACCCGGCGCGCGCGCGCGCCATCGCCGACGAGGCCGGCTGCGCCGTGTTCGCCGACGCCGCGGCGCTGATCGCGCACGGGGTCGACGCGGTCAGCGTGGTGGTGCCGACCACCGCCCACCTCGAGGCGGCCGCCCCCTTCCTCTCCTGCGGTATCCACGTGCTGCTGGAGAAGCCGATCGCCACCACCGCCGAGGAGGGCCGCGAGTTGGTGCGCCTGGCCGACGAGAACGGCGCCACCCTGCAGATCGGCCACGTCGAGCGTTTCAACGCCGGGGTGATGGCGCTCGCCCAGCGCATCGAGGTGCCGCGCTACATCGAGGCGCAGCGCATGGGCGGATTCGTCGAGCGCGCCACCGATGTCGACGTGGTCTCGGATCTGATGATCCACGACATCGACATCATCCTCTCGCTGATCGGCGCCGAGATCAGTCACATCTCGGCAGTCGGCACCTCGGTGCTCACCGAGCACGTCGACATCGCCAACGCCCGGCTCGAGTTCACCAACGGCGCGGTGGCCAACGTCGTCGCCAGCCGCGTCTCGGAGCGCACCACGCGCCGCATCCGGGTGTTCCAGCCGCGCCGCTATCTCGCCCTCGATTTCATCGCCCAGACCATCGACATCGCCGCGCCGCACCAGGTCGAGGGCGAGCCGCGTCCGCGCATCGAGCGCGAGCGGGTACAGGTCGAGGCGGTCAAGCCGCTCGACTGCGAGATCGCCGCCTTCGTCGAGACGGTGCGTGGCGGTGGTGCGCCGCTGGTCGACGGGCGTACCGGACTCAAGGCGCTCGAGGTCGCGCTCGAGGTGCGCGCCCGCATCGGCGCCTGA
- a CDS encoding symmetrical bis(5'-nucleosyl)-tetraphosphatase has product MAIYAIGDIQGCHSELMALLERLAFDPARDRLWFAGDLVNRGPDSLAVLRFVRGLGERAVVVLGNHDLHLLALAAGNRKHAGKSTLGAVLDAPDRDVLLDWLRHRPLLHHDAALGYAMVHAGLAPQWDLAEAIDCAAELEGVLRGPHHRDFLRAMYGNQPARWSGALRGTERWRFITNAFTRLRYCTADGTLAFKEKGVLGAQSPGLLPWFQVPGRRSAASRILFGHWSTLGYRAGDNTWALDSGCLWGGALTAVRLDPEGPSAPIQLDCRGYLRPGKGD; this is encoded by the coding sequence ATGGCCATCTATGCCATCGGCGACATCCAGGGCTGTCACAGCGAATTGATGGCACTGCTCGAGCGCCTGGCGTTCGACCCGGCGCGCGACCGGCTGTGGTTCGCCGGCGATCTGGTCAACCGCGGGCCGGACTCGCTCGCGGTGCTGCGTTTCGTGCGCGGACTCGGCGAGCGCGCGGTCGTGGTGCTCGGCAACCACGATCTGCACCTGCTCGCACTCGCCGCCGGCAACCGCAAGCACGCCGGCAAGAGCACCCTGGGCGCGGTGCTCGACGCACCCGATCGCGACGTCCTGCTCGACTGGCTGCGCCACCGCCCGCTGCTCCATCACGACGCCGCGCTCGGCTACGCCATGGTCCACGCCGGGCTGGCGCCGCAGTGGGATCTGGCCGAGGCCATCGACTGTGCCGCCGAACTCGAGGGGGTGCTGCGCGGCCCGCACCATCGCGACTTCCTCCGCGCCATGTACGGCAACCAGCCGGCGCGCTGGTCGGGCGCGCTGCGCGGCACCGAACGCTGGCGCTTCATCACCAACGCCTTCACCCGGCTGCGCTACTGCACCGCCGACGGCACCCTGGCGTTCAAGGAGAAGGGCGTGCTCGGCGCCCAGTCGCCCGGACTGCTGCCCTGGTTCCAGGTACCGGGCCGGCGCAGCGCCGCCAGCCGCATCCTCTTCGGCCACTGGTCGACACTCGGCTATCGCGCCGGCGACAACACCTGGGCGCTCGACAGCGGCTGTCTGTGGGGCGGTGCGCTGACTGCGGTACGGCTCGACCCGGAAGGTCCTTCGGCGCCGATCCAGCTCGACTGCCGGGGCTATCTGCGCCCGGGCAAGGGCGACTAG